The segment AAATTCTTGCTCTAATACGAAACCCCAATTTTCAATACTTGCCGGATGCGACATTATTCCCATTGGAAATACGGAAATATGATAACTGGATTATTAGAGAGGCTTTGCACAATTGCATAGCACATCAGGACTACTTGATGGGGGGAAGAATCAATGTTGTGGAATATCCCGACAAATTAGTTTTCTCGAATCTGGGTGCATTCATTCCGGGCAATATAGAAGCGGTATTGCGTGAAAATGCGCCGCAAATCAAATACAGAAACCCTTTTCTTGCGCAAGCTATGGTAAACCTGAAGATGATTGAAACAATAGGCAGCGGCATCCCAAAAATGTTTCAAATACAGCGGAACCGGTTTTTCCCATTGCCTCATTACGAACTGAAAGAATCATCAGTTCAACTTACCGTTGATGGAAACATATTAGATCCGCGTTTCTCTCAATTGTTGCGCAGAAACCCGGAACTGGACCTGCCAACAGTTTTGACTTTAGATAAAGTGCAGAGGAGGCTATCCATACCAATAGATGAGGCAAAGAAACTGAAAAAGAAGGGACTTATTGAAGGCCGCTATCCCAACATATTTATCTCTGACACAATATCTGCCATTATGGAGCAAAAAGCGCAGTATTTCAGGAACAGAGCCTTTGACAACAGATACTATGAAGACATGATATTGGAGTTTGTGAAAAAACACAAAGTGGCTTCTCGTAGAGATATAAACGATTTATTGTTTGAAAAGCTGCCTGAGTTTATGACGGATAATAAAAAGCAGCAGAAAATCAGCAATATATTAACCGCCATGAGAAAAAAGAATGCAATCATTAACATTGGAACAGACAGGCATTCCGAGTGGGTTCCAGGTGCGAATTAAAAGAAAAAAAGAGAATATTAAAGGTAAAAGAGCATGTCTAAACTATTTATCCGACGGGATGTTAACAATGTTTTGCAGGAAATTTCAATGTTGTTAAAAGAACAGCGCGAAAGAACATATGCGGGATAAAACACACGGAAATCATGTATTTGATAGAATCTCGCTTGCGGATATGGGCAAATATTACGCTAGCGCTATTTTGGCTTCTGCCTTGCGATGGACTGGCGCTTCATTAAAAGAACTGGCGCCGTCATTCACTGTGTTATCTGTCAGGGGCAGTTCAGGCCATTTCCACCGATATGCTTCCCTCCGGGAGGCATAGTGCGGCAATTGCGATAATATCAATCGCGCTCAAATCGTTTTCACGGAGGCTTCAGTATGACTAAAGAGACCGGACCGCAGAACAAGGACCTTTTCGGCAATATAATCACGCGCGACATCGGCGAGGAGATGAAATCCTCCTATATAGACTACGCCATGAGCGTCATCGTGGGCCGCGCCCTGCCGGACGCGCGCGACGGGCTTAAACCCGTACACCGCCGCATCCTCTACACCATGCACGAGATGGGCGTGCGCCATAACAAGGCTTTCAAGAAATCCGCGCGCATCGTCGGCGACGTGCTGGGCAAATACCATCCGCACGGCGACATGTCCGTATACGACGCGCTGGTGCGCATGGCGCAGGATTTCAGCATACGGTATCCGCTTGTGCAGGGACAGGGAAACTTCGGCTCCATAGACGGCGACCCCGCCGCCGCCATGCGTTACACCGAGGTCCGGCTGGCCGCAGTGGCCGATGAACTGCTGGCCGACATAGACAAGGAAACCGTGCGCATGGTCCCCAACTACGACGGCTCGCTTATGGAGCCGTTCGTGCTGCCGGCCAAGCTGCCCAACCTGCTGGTAAACGGCAGCTCCGGCATAGCGGTGGGCATGGCCACAAACATACCGACGCACAACCTCTCGGAAGTCTGCGACGCGACCGTCGCTTACATAGAAAACCCCAACATAGACGTCAAAGAGCTTGCCAAGCTAATCAAGGGCCCGGATTTCCCGACGGCGGGCATAATACGCGGCAGGCAGGGAATACGGGATTATTTTGAGACGGGGCGCGGCTCGGTGCGGATACAGGGCAGGGCGGAAATTGAGGAGATGAAAGGCAACCGCGAGGCCATCATCATCACCGAAATCCCCTACCAGGTCAACAAAACCACTCTTATTGAAAACATAGCCCAGCTGGTGCGCGACAAGAAAATCGCCGACATCTCCGACCTGCGCGACGAATCCGACCGGCGCGGGATGAGAATTGTCATAGAAGTAAAGCGCGACGGCAACGCGCAGGTGGTCCTCAACCAGCTATACAAGCATACGCAGCTTGAAACCTCCTTCGGCGTCATCATGCTGGCGATTGTGGACGGCAAGCCGCGCGTCATGCCCATCAAAGAGGTGCTGGCGCATTATGTAAGCCACCGCAAGATCATCATTGCGGCGCGCACGCGGTTTGACCTTAACAAAGCCCTCGCGCGAGAGCATATATTGCAGGGCCTGCTTATCGCCATCAAAAACATGGACCGGGTGGTGCAAATCATCCGCAAGTCCGAGGATGCGCTGTCTGCCAAGCGCAAGCTGATGGACGAGTTTGAGCTTACCGATATTCAGGCTCAGGCCATTCTGGACATGCGGCTGCACCAGCTCACCCGGCTTGAAACTGACGCCATAGAGGCCGAGCGCAAAGAGCTTGCCAAACTGATAGAAGAACTGCGCGGCATTCTGGCCGACCCGAAAAAAGTCCTTAAAATCATAGTCTCCGAATTGGCCGAGCTGAAGGAAAAATACGGCGACAAGCGCCGCACCGAAATCACCAGCGAGGCGGCGGAGCTTACCCTTGAGGACATGGTCCCGCTGGAGGAAGTGGCAGTCAACATGTCGCACAGCGGCTATATAAAGCGCATTCCGCTAAACACTTACCGCGCGCAGAACCGGGGCGGCAAAGGCATCATCGGCGGCGAGACCAAAGAGGAGGATTTCATAGAACACCTCTTTGTAACCTCCAGCCACGCGACGATACTGTTTTTCACCACGCGGGGCAAGGTGTACTCGCTGCGCGCCTACGAAATTACCGAAGGCGGGCGCACCTCGCGCGGCAAGGCGATAGTAAACCTGCTGCAAATATCCGGCGAGGAGAAAATCACCTCCGCCATCGCCATACGGACATTTGAGGAAAACAAGGGCAAGGAGCATTACCTCACCATGTGCACCCGCAACGGCGTGGCAAAGCGCACCGCACTGTCGGAGTTTGAAAATATCCGCAGAAACGGCATCGCCGCCATAACCCTTGAAGACGGCGACGTGCTGGTGGACGTCCAGCTCACCAACGGCGCGATGGACATGATAATAGGCACCAAGGACGGCATGTCAATCCGCTTCCCGGAGAGCGAGGTCCGCTCCATGGGCCGCCAGGCCCAGGGCGTGCGCGGCATGCGGCTGGGCAAGGGCGACGTCGTCGTCGGCATGGAAGCGGCGGAGCCGAAAGCCTCCCCCGACCTTCTGACCGTCTGCGAAAACGGCTTCGGCAAGCGCACCGAGCTGGCCGAATACCGCGAGCAGCACCGCGGCGGCAGCGGCGTAATAACCATCAAGACCACAGAGCGCAACGGCATAGTGGTGGGCATCAAACTGGTTACGCCGGAAAAAGACCTGATGGTGATGACCGAAAAGGGCATGGCCGTAAGGCTGCGCTGCGAGCAGATACGGCAGACAGGCCGCAACGCGCAGGGCGTGCGCCTTGTAAAGATGGAAGAGAACGACAAAATCGCCAGCATAGCGCCGGTTGTAAGCGAGAAGGAAGAGGAGCGCATAGAAGGCGAAGCGGAAGCCGCCCCCGAACCAAAAGACGGCAAGCCCTCCGCCTGACCCCCCGCGCGGATAGCTTAGCCGGCGGCATAGAATTACTCTGCCGGAGGATGGCCAGCCATCCTCCGGCAGATTTTTAAGTTGAAGTTAAGCCGCGCGGAACATGAAATAGGCCGCGCCCATCAGGCAGAGGAAGGCCCATAAAAAATCCGTCCGCAAGGCCTGCTTCATGTACAGCATTGAAAACGCCGCGAAAACGCCCATCGTTATTATTTCCTGCATCACTTTCAACTGCGCCAGCGAAAAATACCGCGCCCCCATCCTGTTGGCCGGAACCTGAAAACAATATTCCAGAAAAGCGACGCTCCAGCTTGCCATTATGACCAGCAGTAGCGGCTTGTTTTTCATGTCCTTGAGATGGCCGTACCACGCATAGGTCATAAACGTGTTGGAGATTACAAGGAACACTATCGCGGATGCCCTGGTCATACGGAAACCGCCTCCTGCCGCGGCGAAGATGGGACCGGTTCGCTGTGGCGGGTGGCCAGATACGCCCCCGCCAGCGCGCAGGCCAGTCCGCCGGCCTGGTACAAATGAGCGCGCTCCATCCCCAGCGCTGCGGACAGGATGAACGTAAGCACCGGATAGGAAAGTATTATCACCGTGGCGCGCGAAAGCTCCATCCCCCGTATCGCCCGGTACCAGAACAGATTGCCTAGCCCGTTTACAATCAGCCCCGCCCAGACCACCACCGGCAGCACGGCGGCGGGCGGATTAACCGCCAGCGGACCCAATGCCGCCGCCACCGCCACAACCGGCAGCAGCGCAATTGAGGCGTAAAGCCCGCGCGCGGCGGCGATAAACTCCGGCCTTATTTCTTTTGGCAGCCTTTTAGCCGCCACATGGGAAAGCTGATAGAACACCGGCGCGATAAGCACCAGGCAGTCGCCGGTCCAGCGCGGGGTGAAACGCTCCCTGAAAGCTATCATCAACGTGCCGGTTATAACCAGCGCCGCGCCGGCGAATTTGACCGGCGTGAACTTTTCATGCAGCAGCAGGCGGGATAAAATCAGCGAATACACCACCTCCACCTGCGCGATGATGGCGGCATTGGCGGCTGTTGTGTATTTAAGCGCAAAACACAGCAGCGCCACCGGAACCGCGCCGCCGAAAAAGCCCATCACAAACAGCGGGAACATCAGCCTGCGCGAGAACAACCCCCGCAGCGCGCCGTTCCTTATAATCCACGGCAGGAAATACGCAAAGCCCAGCAGGGCGCAGCAGAAAGTCAGCGCGACGGGCGAGAGCCAGCGCACGGCATACGCCCATGCCAGCGGCGCGGTCGCGGTGAAAAACCAGTTTGTCCAAAGAGATGCTACGGGAGTCATCTTTCCAATATTATAGCATTCCGGGCCGGGCGGCGGGGCGGCCAGCGGCGAAACGCGGCCAGCCCCGGAGGGGCTGGCCGCGTTTGGATTGTGGCTGTCAGAACTTGTGCCAGAGCATCTGGTTTGTAACCTCGTGATGAAACAGCACTTCCGACGATTTCACTATGGAGCCAAGCTCCTTGGGGCTTCTCTCCGCAGCGGCCTGCTTGTAGGAGGCGTATTTCTCGTGAGAGGCGGCGCCCAGCGCGGACTTGATGAACTCGCTGGAGCGGAATATGCGCAACGCATCGTAAATATTGCCGGGCAGATAGCGGACGCGGTCGCGCTTGGTCTCGTCTTTGGTGAGCGGCTGGCCGTCCAGTATGGTTTTGAGCAGCGCATGCAGCGCCAGATACGGGTTGGCGTCCGGCGCGACGGAGCGGATTTCTATGCGCGCGGATTTCTCGTTTCCGGCGGGAATCCGTATCATGGAGCCCCTGTCCACCGGCGAGACTTTTATCTGGTTGGGGGCTTCGTAATGCGGGTCCAGCCGCCGGTAGGCGTTCACGCTGGGATTAAGCACCAGCGAGAGTTCCTGCGCGTGATTGAGTATGCGCGATATCGCATCCCACGCCACCGGGGACAAATTCCCCTCCCCCTTCGCGTCGTGGAATATGTTCTTGCCGCCCTTGAAGAAAGAGAGGTTCAGGTGCATCCCGCTGCCGTTTATGCCGGAGACGGGCTTTGGCAGGAAGGTGGCGGTCATCCCCATGTTGGCGGCGACCTGGCGGCAAACCAGCTTGTAGAGCTGTATCATGTCGCAGGCGCGCACCGCATGGGCGTAGGAGAAGTTAAGCTCAAACTGCGAGGGGGCGACTTCGGGATGGTCTTTTTCGTTGCGGAAGCCCATCGCGCGCTGCGCCTCGGCGGAGGCGTCAATGAACATCTTCAGCCGGTCCAGCGGGAGCGAGTTGAAATACCCGCCGGTGGAGATGAGGTCAAAACCCTTGACCTTGTCGTAATTCTGCTCGGCATTGAGGCCGTTTATAAGGAAGCCTTCCACCTCGGCGGAAACGTTTGCGGTGATGCCGCGCGTTTTTTTGAGGCCGGAGGCAAGCTCAAAAAGGCGGGCGCGGAAATCGGATTCATAGGGCGTCTTGTCGCGGTTTAAGACGGTGGCGAACATTATCACCTTGCCGGGGCCGAACACGTCGGAGGGAAGCCAGTATATGCTACTCCAGTCGGCTGCCAGGCGCAGGTCGGACTCCTTCTGCGCGGAAAACCCGCGTATGGACGAGCCGTCAAAAGTCAGGTTGTCCGCCGCGCGCAGAAAAAAATGCTTGTCATAATCCAGCATGTGGAAACGCCCTTCTATATCGGAAAAACAAAGCGTAACGGCTTTCAGATACTTCTCTTTTTCCAGATAGGCGCGGTGTTTCTTTTCAAGTTCCGCGGCAGGCAGGGTTTCCGCCGCCTCTACGGCGGAGAGATTCATGGCCTCCAGCTCATCATAGGGAATTTCCAGGAAGTTTTTGAGGGGCGCTTCCGTCCTTTGTTTAAGCATTTAACTGCCTCCTTTTAAGATATTAAATCGCCTTCCTAAGATAAAGTATAGCAGTTTTAAGCTAACTTGCAAGCGGCAAAACACACGAAAAGGCTCTGGAACAAGGCGGGAACAACTACCGGAAACTTTTTTGTTCCCTTTTCGTGTGTTTCGTGTGTTTCGTGGTTTGATGCCGTTTTTACTGTCGTTTGCCAATACGCCACAGCTTTTCAAAAAACGGGTGATGTCGTAGTAAAACATCATTGAAACAATGCGCCGGTTTTGCGACAATTGCGCTATGAGAAACGAATTATACCGCCGTTTTGAGCGATACGTCAAAATAGACACCAAATCCGACGAGGCTTCCAAAACCTGCCCCTCCACGCCTGGGCAGTTAAAGCTTGCCCGCCTTGCCGCGCAGGAAATGAAAGAAATCGGGCTTAAAAAAGTTTCGGTGGATAAAAACGGATATGTGCTGGGGGAACTGCCGGCAAACACCGCCAAAAAAGTCCCCGCGATAGGATTTATAGCCCATCTGGACACCGCGCCGGACGCCTCCGGCGCGAATGTAAAGCCGCAAATCCACCGCAATTACAAAGGCGGCCCAATCAAAATCGCCCCCGGCGTCATGCTGACGACTGCGGACTCGCCGGAGCTTAAGAAGTGCATCGGCGAGGACATTGTAACCGCCTCCGGAAAGACATTGCTGGGCGCGGATAACAAGGCGGGCATGGCGATAATACTGGCCGCCGCCAATTTCCTGAAAAACAATCCGCAAATAAAGCACGGCGCGCTTAAAATCGCCTTCACTCCGGACGAGGAAATAGGCCGCGGAGCAAACCGTTTTCCGCTGAAAAAATTCGGCGCGCATTGCGCCTACACCGTTGACGGCGACACCGCCGGCGTAATAGAGGACGAAACCTTCAACGCCGACGGCATCGCCATAACCGTTACCGGCAAGAGCGTGCATCCCGGCTCGGCCAAAAACGTTATGGCCAACGCCGTGCGCATAGCAGCCGACATCGCCGCCTCCTGGCCGGAGAACATGCTGCCAGAAACCACGGAAAAGCGGGAGGGTTTTATAATGTTCACCGCCTGCGCGGCAGGAATAGAATCTGCCGCACTGAAAGGCATAGCGCGCGAGCATGACCTCAAAAAACTCCGCGCGCTGGAAAAAATGCTGGAAGCCATAATCGCCGAAAAGCGGGTTAAATACCCCGCCGCGCGCATAGAGCTTAAATTCACCCAGCAGTACCGCAACATGAAAAGCGAGCTGGACAAGCATCCGCAGGTGATGGAACACGCGCTTGCCGCCATGAAAGAGGAAGGCATTGTCCCGCGCATAAAGCCGGTGCGCGGCGGCACCGACGGCGCGCGACTGTCTTTCATGGGGCTGCCGACGCCGAACATTTTCACCGGCGGCGCCTGTTTCCACGGCGACAGGGAATGGGTGTCGCTGCACGGCATGGAAAAATCCGCGCGCGCGGTAATAGCCATCCTGCGCCAGTGGGAACAGGCTTCCCGGTGAAAACGTTCCTGTTGCTTGTAATGTGCGCAGACATATGCCATGCCCAACCGCAGGACAAGCAAAAGGACAGTCTTTCACTTATTCACCCGCCTACTCTGTCTATTGCCACAGAAACACCGGAACCGGTTCTCTACCGTCTTTCGGTGGCGCGAAAACAAGATGGACATGAACCCGGCTATGGTCCCGCTTGCAAGGAATACGGCAAAGAGATGACATGTTTCCTGGCCAACCATCTAAACCTGAAAACCGGCGACGTAGAAATACTGTCCTATAGTACAAAGGAAACTACCGTTTGGGATAAAACCGGCCCTTACTCCATAAAAGATGCATTCAATGCCGTCTACTATGCGCTTTTGAAATCCGACACCAGGCCCGCCGCTTCAAAAATATGTCGCGAAGGCTTTGGCCTCACTGTTTCCGCCGTCCCCGAATTGCTGCCCTACATCCAGAACCGGCAATATTGCGAACGTGACAGCGATTGCGCAATACGCCAATCGCAATGCGAATACGACGCTTTCAATTATTACGAACCATTTGCTATCGCCTATGGCTGCGAGGATGGCGAACAATTTATGGCGGACGGGACAAATCCGCAGGATAAATGCAAAGCAGGAGAAAAGCCGGTTTTGGACTACCGCGGAGCGCAATGCGCAAATCACAAATGCCGTGTCAAAGCAAAGCGCGTTCTATGCGAGGCAGGGAAACCGGGACTAAACAGCAAATAAAGTATAATGTGAACACTCCGGCGGAGGTTTTATTATGAAAGGACATCCTAAAGGGCTTTACATGCTGTTCTCGGTGGAGTTGTGGGAGCGCTTCGGCTATTACGGAATGCGCGCGCTGCTCACGCTCTACATGGTGAAATACCTGATGTTTTCCACCGAAAAATCCGGCAGCGTCTACGGCTGGTTCACAGGGCTGGTCTATCTGGCCCCACTGCTGGGCGGCTACATAGCGGACAGATACCTGGGCCAGCGCAAGTGCATCACAATCGGCGCGATACTGATGTCGGCGGGATATTTCCTGCTGGGGTTTTCAAAAGAACTGTTTTTCCCCTCGCTGCTGACCATCATTCTGGGCAACGGATTTTTCAAGCCCAATATCTCCACCATTGTGGGAAAACTATACGAGCCGGGCGACCACAGGCGCGACGGCGGCTTCACCATTTTCTACATGGGCATAAATATCGGAGCGATGCTCTCGCCGCTTATAGCCGGATACCTGGGCGAGAATTTCGGCTGGCGTTACGGGTTCTGGTCCGCCTCGGTGGGAATGCTGGTCGGGCTTGCGATATTCCTGCTAAACAGCCGCAGCGCGCTGGGGAATTTGTGCATGGGGCCGGCGGCATGCTCGGCTCCCGGAGTGGAGGGCGAGCCGGTCCATAAAGCCAGCGAACCGCTGACTCTGGAGGAGAAGCAGCGCGTGGCGGTGATTTTCATACTCACCTTCTTTGCGATATTCTTCTGGGCCGCGTTTGAACAGGCGGGCACTTCGCTTACGCTGTTCGCGGACCGCTCCACCGACAGGACATTGTTCGGCTGGACTTTCCCGGCAAGCTGGTTCCAGGCGGTGAACCCGGTGTTTATCATACTGCTTGCGCTGCCATTTTCCCGGCTGTGGACCTGGATGGCAGACAAGGGCATCGAGCCGGTAACTCCCAAAAAATTCGCCTGGGGACTGGTGTTTCTGGGACTGGGGTTTGTGGTGATGATTTTTGCGGCCAGAGAGTACAAGGCGACGGGCGCGCCGATAAGTTTCATGTGGCTTTCGGCGGCGTATTTCCTGCACACCATCGGGGAACTGTGCCTCTCGCCGGTCGGGTTGTCCATGGTAACAAAGCTGGCTCCCGCTAAATTCGCATCGTTGCTGATGGGGACATGGTTCCTCTCCAGCGCGGCAGCCAATATCATCGGCGGTCGGTTCGCCGGCTGTTATGACAGCATGGAACTTTCGGTATTCTTTATGATACTGGCGGCGACGGCGTTCGTCTCCGCCTTCTTCCTGTTCCTGCTGGTAAAGCCGCTTAACCGCTGGATGCACGGGGTGCACTGATGCGGCAGCGTTTCACCGCCATAGTCCCGGTGGCCGGAGCGGGCACAAGGCTAAAGCCCCACACCAACACATTTCCCAAAGTGCTGCTGACCGTGGGCCACAAGCCGATACTGGGGCATATTCTGGACCAGCTTGAGGAAATAGGCAAACCGGAAATCCGCATGGTCATCGGCTACATGGGCGACAAAATCCGCGCCTATGTGGACAGCCGCTATCCCCATCTGAACGTAACCTATGTGGAGCAGCCGCAGCCGCGCGGACTGGGACATGCGGTATGGCTGGCGTCAAAAGGCGTTTCGGGCCCCGTTTTCATCCTGCTGGGCGACACAATCCTGGACGGCGACATGCGCCAGTTCATAGAATTCCGCGAAAGCCGCATCGGCGTGCGCGAGGTGGCGGACCCGCGCCGCTTCGGCGTGGTGGAGATAAAAGACGGCTTCGTAAGCTCCCTGGTTGAAAAACCGAAAGAACCTAAATCCAACCTGGCGATAGTGGGCGCGTATTCGTTCACCGACTGCGCCGCGCTGCGCAAAAATCTGGACGGGCTTATACGCTCCGGCAAGACCACCGGCGGGGAGATACAGCTTACAGACGCGATAATGAACATGGTCCGCCACGGCCTCAAAATACGCCCCGCCGGGATAGACGGCTGGCACGACTGCGGCAAGCCCGAAACCCTGCTGGAAACCAACCGCCACCTGCTCAACAAGCACAGGGCAAAATTCTCCCCGCGGCTGCCGGGCTGTCTGGTGGTTCCGCCGGTTTACATGGCAAAGACGGCCCGCGCGGAAAACTGCATCATCGGCCCTTATGTGTCGGTGGGGGAAGGCGCCAGAATATCCTCCTCCATAATAAGCGACACCATCATAAACGAAAACGCGCGCATAAGCAGCGCCATCCTGAACAATTCGCTTATAGGCCCAGGCGCGGCGCTGGCCGGCGCCGGCCAGCAGATAAATATCGGCGAGAATTCGGAAATCCTGCTGAACCCGAAAAGCCTGGCGGAATAGCTATCCCGCTATAATTCCCTCAACCACGCAGGTAAGGCCGCAGAACCTGTTGTATTTTCTGAACGGCATCTCCAGCCGTATCAGCCGTTCCAGAATAAACGAGAGCGCTTTGCCGTTGTCTTTCATGTCGGAGACCGGCTTGCCGCCGCGCCTTAAACGGCGCATAAGCCAGACGAGAGGAAATATCCCGGCGTATATATAGTATCCCCTTTCCAGACGGATGCCGGCTCCCTCCGCCGTTTTCTCCAGTTGCGAGAGAGTATAGCGCCTTTTATGTTCCAAAAACACGTCATGGGCGGACCACAGGCCCATAAAAGCGGGAACCGTTATAAACACCCTGTTCCCCCCCCGGCAGCGGGAAACCACATCCCGCAGGAATCCGGCGTCATCGTCTATATGCTCAAGAACATCCATCAGCACAATCAGGGAACGCCGGATGTCCGCTGGCATTTGCCGAAGGGTAATCAGTTGCCCGGAAATGCGGCTGTCCCCCGCCGAGGTTTCGGATTCATAGGCCGCATCAACCCTGATTATATTTTCTATTTTCCCGCGGCCATGCCCGGCCAGATAATCGGAGAAACAGCCGGAGCCCGCGCCGATATCCACCACATTCACCGGCGACATTATGCGCGCCGTCCTGTCAAAATATTCGGCCAGCGGAATCCGTTTGGTGCGGTAATACCAGTGATTTTCGGGACGCACGCCGCTGTTGTGTTCCTTAATATCCATTCAGTTTCCGCAGCTTCATCTGAAACTGCGCCAGATGCAGCGCCATTACAAGCGGATCCTTAATCAAAGAGACCTTGGAGCCCGGAACCTCCCGCCAGCTCACCGGCATTTCCAGGATTTTCTCCCCGGCGGCCAGCATGGAAAAAAGCAGTTGCGTGTCCCAGACCCAGCGGCAATCCGTCGGCGCGTTCAAATGCCGGGCCAGCGCGTCCCGCCTGAAAATTTTGAGGCCGCACTGGGAATCATATATTCCCGCCCCCGAAACCAGCGAAACAAATGTGGCAAACACCCTGCCCGCGTAATGGCGCAGAGGATTGCGGTTTACGTCGTAACCCAGCATCTTGACGCGCGCGCCGGTAATTGCCGCAAAGCCCTTGCCGGAACCGCAATGCAATTCCCGCAGCGCGCGCGCCAGTTCCGGCAGGGGAACAGACCCGTCGGCGTCTATAAACCCCATATAATCACGGTCCGTGCTCAGTCCCTTTTCAAACCCGAACCTGAGCGCGGCGCCTTTCCCGCAATTTTTGTCCCGGCGGGAGAAAGATACTTTGTCCGGCAAGCCAAGCCCGCTTACCAGAGCGGACATTTTCCCGCTTTCCTCGGGGAGGCTGCCGTCGTCCACCACCAGGAACTCAATATCGGCCTGGCCGGCGGCATTAAAATCCCTGATTTCCGAAAGCAAATTCCCCAGCCGTCCGGACTCGTTATACGCCGGAATGACAATAAAAGCCCTGGGCGCGCCATTTAATGAAAGCTGCATAAGTTGATGATAACACATAATTCATCAGGACCAGCCCCGCCGGCTGTACAGGAAAGCGAAGCCGCCGCGCTCCGCGATGAACGAAAGGGAATCCTGCTCCGGGTTGCCGCTGTAACCGGCCTCGCGCCAGAGGCCTTTGCGCGAATGGTGAATCCCCCGCACGGCGGAAATTCTCCATCCCGCGGCGACAACCTCGTCGCCGGGCCAGAGCCTGCGGATTTGCGTACCGGCGGTTTGCAGCCGCAGCAGCTCCTTTTCAAGCTCCGGCGCAAGCGGGCCGTGCGGCAGATAAACCGCGCCTATCGCGGCATTGCGTCCCAGCCCGGCCAGCCCGCGCCAGGAACTTTCCGAAAGCGAGGATAAAAGCAAAACATCTATCTCCCTGCCGCCGGATTCCAAGACGGCCCTGAAAAGAGCGTCCCCCTTGAATCCGCAGTCCGCCATCACAAGGCCGAGG is part of the Elusimicrobiales bacterium genome and harbors:
- the pepT gene encoding peptidase T; this encodes MRNELYRRFERYVKIDTKSDEASKTCPSTPGQLKLARLAAQEMKEIGLKKVSVDKNGYVLGELPANTAKKVPAIGFIAHLDTAPDASGANVKPQIHRNYKGGPIKIAPGVMLTTADSPELKKCIGEDIVTASGKTLLGADNKAGMAIILAAANFLKNNPQIKHGALKIAFTPDEEIGRGANRFPLKKFGAHCAYTVDGDTAGVIEDETFNADGIAITVTGKSVHPGSAKNVMANAVRIAADIAASWPENMLPETTEKREGFIMFTACAAGIESAALKGIAREHDLKKLRALEKMLEAIIAEKRVKYPAARIELKFTQQYRNMKSELDKHPQVMEHALAAMKEEGIVPRIKPVRGGTDGARLSFMGLPTPNIFTGGACFHGDREWVSLHGMEKSARAVIAILRQWEQASR
- a CDS encoding peptide MFS transporter, translating into MKGHPKGLYMLFSVELWERFGYYGMRALLTLYMVKYLMFSTEKSGSVYGWFTGLVYLAPLLGGYIADRYLGQRKCITIGAILMSAGYFLLGFSKELFFPSLLTIILGNGFFKPNISTIVGKLYEPGDHRRDGGFTIFYMGINIGAMLSPLIAGYLGENFGWRYGFWSASVGMLVGLAIFLLNSRSALGNLCMGPAACSAPGVEGEPVHKASEPLTLEEKQRVAVIFILTFFAIFFWAAFEQAGTSLTLFADRSTDRTLFGWTFPASWFQAVNPVFIILLALPFSRLWTWMADKGIEPVTPKKFAWGLVFLGLGFVVMIFAAREYKATGAPISFMWLSAAYFLHTIGELCLSPVGLSMVTKLAPAKFASLLMGTWFLSSAAANIIGGRFAGCYDSMELSVFFMILAATAFVSAFFLFLLVKPLNRWMHGVH
- a CDS encoding sugar phosphate nucleotidyltransferase, with the protein product MRQRFTAIVPVAGAGTRLKPHTNTFPKVLLTVGHKPILGHILDQLEEIGKPEIRMVIGYMGDKIRAYVDSRYPHLNVTYVEQPQPRGLGHAVWLASKGVSGPVFILLGDTILDGDMRQFIEFRESRIGVREVADPRRFGVVEIKDGFVSSLVEKPKEPKSNLAIVGAYSFTDCAALRKNLDGLIRSGKTTGGEIQLTDAIMNMVRHGLKIRPAGIDGWHDCGKPETLLETNRHLLNKHRAKFSPRLPGCLVVPPVYMAKTARAENCIIGPYVSVGEGARISSSIISDTIINENARISSAILNNSLIGPGAALAGAGQQINIGENSEILLNPKSLAE
- a CDS encoding methyltransferase domain-containing protein, whose translation is MDIKEHNSGVRPENHWYYRTKRIPLAEYFDRTARIMSPVNVVDIGAGSGCFSDYLAGHGRGKIENIIRVDAAYESETSAGDSRISGQLITLRQMPADIRRSLIVLMDVLEHIDDDAGFLRDVVSRCRGGNRVFITVPAFMGLWSAHDVFLEHKRRYTLSQLEKTAEGAGIRLERGYYIYAGIFPLVWLMRRLRRGGKPVSDMKDNGKALSFILERLIRLEMPFRKYNRFCGLTCVVEGIIAG
- a CDS encoding glycosyltransferase, encoding MQLSLNGAPRAFIVIPAYNESGRLGNLLSEIRDFNAAGQADIEFLVVDDGSLPEESGKMSALVSGLGLPDKVSFSRRDKNCGKGAALRFGFEKGLSTDRDYMGFIDADGSVPLPELARALRELHCGSGKGFAAITGARVKMLGYDVNRNPLRHYAGRVFATFVSLVSGAGIYDSQCGLKIFRRDALARHLNAPTDCRWVWDTQLLFSMLAAGEKILEMPVSWREVPGSKVSLIKDPLVMALHLAQFQMKLRKLNGY